The following is a genomic window from Bacillaceae bacterium S4-13-56.
AGAAGTTGCAGAGAGGGCTAGGGAACTCATTCGAGCTACCAATTTACCTGTTCTCGTAGATATCGATACTGGGTTCGGTGGAGTTTTAAATGTTATTAAAACAGCTAAAGAAATGGTGGAAGCACGAGTAGCTGCTGTTCAAATTGAAGATCAAGACCTTCCAAAGAAATGCGGGCACCTTAATGGCAAAAAGCTCATTCCTACTGATGAAATGGTTCAAAAAATACGAGCGATTAAAGAAGTGGAACCCACTCTGGTTGTTGTCGCTCGGACGGATGCATATTCGGTAGAAGGGTTAGAAACCGCTATTTCGAGAGCAAATGCCTATATCGAGGGAGGGGCTGATGCTGTTTTTCCTGAAGCATTAACAAAGGATGAAGAATTCTCTCAATTTAAATCAAAAGTAAATGCTCCATTGTTAGCGAATATGACTGAATTCGGGAAAACACCTTTTTATACAGCTGAACAGTTCCAACAATTTGGCTATAGTATGGTCATTTACCCTGTGACCTCCTTAAGGGTTGCGGCCAAAGCCTATGAACGAGTATTCCAAAATATATTTCAACGCGGAACTCAAGCTAGTTTGATCGATGATATGCAAACAAGAAAAGAATTATATGAAACAATTAGCTACTATGAATATGAAGAATTAGATAAAAAAATCGCAAAGACCAAGCTGTAGGCTGGTCTTTGCGATTTTTTGTTTGACGCACGGATTCAGAGTAGACGCACGCGCCATGGAAATTGACGCGCAAATCCATGAAACAGACGCACGCCAGCCTAAAATTGACGCACGGATTTAGGGTAGACGCACGCGCCATGGAAATTGACGCGCAAATCCATGAAACAGACGCACGCCAGCCTAAAATTGACGCACGGATTTAGAGTAGACGCACGCGCCATGGAAATCGACGCGCAAATGCATCAAATAGACGCACGCCAGCCCAAAATTGACGCGCGGATCTCGGGTAGACGCACGCGCCATGGAAATTGACGCGCAAA
Proteins encoded in this region:
- the prpB gene encoding methylisocitrate lyase: MTWFIEKSSSQKELADTFLEMVMDPTILKIPGTHDGMAALIAKNVGFNALYLSGAAYTASKGLPDLGIIHSEEVAERARELIRATNLPVLVDIDTGFGGVLNVIKTAKEMVEARVAAVQIEDQDLPKKCGHLNGKKLIPTDEMVQKIRAIKEVEPTLVVVARTDAYSVEGLETAISRANAYIEGGADAVFPEALTKDEEFSQFKSKVNAPLLANMTEFGKTPFYTAEQFQQFGYSMVIYPVTSLRVAAKAYERVFQNIFQRGTQASLIDDMQTRKELYETISYYEYEELDKKIAKTKL